Proteins encoded in a region of the Mycolicibacterium neoaurum genome:
- a CDS encoding acetone carboxylase subunit gamma, with amino-acid sequence MRVPMTEYLVIDLDTERWVCRVCAHDIGSAHENYKPGTLVYDRDPREIHQPIIDPDRYEYTFSPDPAYCRILEYYCPGCGTQIECEYLPPGHPPAVDILIDIPALRAQWAQRGTDAETVHNYGPGEDAQKYTAALKAAGHIH; translated from the coding sequence ATGCGAGTCCCCATGACCGAATATCTCGTGATCGACCTCGACACCGAACGATGGGTCTGCCGTGTGTGCGCCCACGATATCGGTTCGGCGCACGAGAACTACAAGCCGGGAACACTGGTGTACGACCGTGATCCGCGCGAGATCCACCAACCGATCATCGATCCCGATCGCTACGAGTACACCTTCAGCCCCGATCCGGCCTACTGCCGCATCCTGGAGTACTACTGCCCCGGCTGCGGGACACAGATCGAATGCGAGTACCTGCCGCCGGGACATCCGCCGGCAGTGGACATCCTGATCGACATCCCCGCCCTGCGTGCGCAATGGGCGCAGCGCGGTACCGACGCGGAGACCGTGCACAACTACGGCCCCGGCGAGGACGCCCAGAAGTACACCGCGGCCCTCAAAGCCGCCGGCCACATCCACTGA
- a CDS encoding hydantoinase/oxoprolinase family protein produces the protein MGTLINIDNGGTLTDICVWDGEAFTFTKTLTTPHDLSECLFSGIEKASAAMYGDADTTRLLHATEHIRYSTTQGTNALVQRRGPMIGILSSIESLQTQMRSDPAQEKLFGGLVADRYLTIDPHSEDFEFDAVQKVNRLTTLGAARVVIAAPSAEEERRLRHVLLRKFPRHLLGSVPLLYSWELAGDRDDARRVWSCVVNAFLHPTMERFLYAAEGRLQDYRVVNPLLVYRNDGASSRVAKSVALKTYSSGPRGGLEGTAALAKVYGLSHALMMDIGGTTTDVGVVENGSVAVADRGSIEGVHISYPMSAVTSAGVGGSSVIQLVDGQITVGPQSVGAAPGPACFGFGGKQATITDVNLLLGVLDADTYLDGTFTLDASRSRAVITETIAEPLGISLEEALVRMEQAYYQALSASFAHLVTEQTTLLAFGGAGPMSATGAAAMAGVSTVLVPRTAAVFSAFGISFSDIGKTYEVLIEEPSTDAARATHDALLARTRRDMFQEGYDLADCQTSWQLLVENLDDAGISQLPYTPGDEVDYPGAAVTLQLSAAAALPHPDLDPDTELTPRQAEVNGTRSVRSTTDRVDEIAVHVLDRLTPGDTGHGPAIIEGPFFTARVLPDWSFRVTSAGDLMLTADN, from the coding sequence ATGGGGACCCTGATCAACATCGACAACGGTGGAACGCTCACCGACATCTGCGTATGGGACGGCGAAGCCTTCACCTTCACCAAGACGCTGACCACACCGCACGATCTGTCGGAATGCCTGTTCAGCGGCATCGAGAAGGCGTCCGCGGCGATGTACGGCGACGCCGACACCACCCGGTTGCTGCACGCGACCGAACACATCCGCTACTCCACCACCCAGGGCACCAACGCCCTGGTACAACGGCGCGGCCCGATGATCGGGATCCTCTCCAGCATCGAGAGCCTGCAGACCCAGATGCGCAGTGACCCGGCGCAGGAGAAGCTGTTCGGCGGCCTGGTGGCCGACCGCTATCTGACCATCGACCCGCACTCGGAGGATTTCGAGTTCGACGCGGTGCAGAAGGTCAACCGGCTGACCACGCTCGGGGCCGCCCGCGTGGTCATCGCCGCACCGTCGGCCGAGGAGGAACGCCGACTGCGCCATGTCCTGTTGCGCAAGTTCCCGCGCCACCTGCTCGGGTCGGTTCCGCTGCTCTACAGCTGGGAACTGGCCGGCGACCGCGACGACGCCCGCCGCGTGTGGTCGTGCGTGGTCAATGCCTTCCTGCATCCGACGATGGAACGCTTCCTCTACGCCGCCGAGGGACGCCTGCAGGACTACCGGGTGGTCAATCCCCTGCTCGTGTACCGCAACGACGGTGCATCCTCACGCGTCGCGAAATCTGTTGCCCTCAAGACATACTCGTCCGGACCACGCGGCGGCCTGGAAGGAACCGCAGCGCTGGCCAAGGTCTACGGACTGTCGCACGCGCTGATGATGGACATCGGCGGCACGACCACCGATGTGGGCGTGGTGGAGAACGGGTCGGTCGCGGTGGCCGATCGCGGATCGATCGAGGGTGTGCACATCTCCTACCCGATGAGTGCGGTGACCTCGGCCGGCGTGGGCGGCTCGTCGGTCATCCAGCTCGTCGACGGCCAGATCACCGTCGGACCGCAATCCGTCGGTGCCGCACCGGGTCCCGCCTGTTTCGGGTTCGGCGGCAAGCAGGCCACCATCACCGATGTCAACCTGCTCCTAGGCGTCCTGGACGCCGACACCTATCTGGACGGCACCTTCACCCTGGACGCGTCGCGATCGCGCGCCGTGATCACCGAGACCATCGCCGAGCCGCTGGGAATCTCCCTTGAGGAAGCGCTGGTGCGGATGGAACAGGCCTACTACCAGGCCTTGTCGGCATCATTCGCCCATCTGGTCACCGAGCAGACCACATTGCTGGCCTTCGGTGGGGCCGGACCCATGAGCGCCACCGGCGCGGCCGCCATGGCCGGTGTCTCGACGGTGCTCGTACCGCGTACCGCGGCGGTGTTCTCGGCGTTCGGAATTTCGTTCTCCGATATCGGCAAGACCTACGAAGTGCTGATCGAGGAACCGAGTACCGACGCCGCGCGCGCCACCCACGACGCACTGTTGGCCAGGACACGACGAGACATGTTCCAGGAGGGCTACGACCTCGCGGACTGTCAGACCTCGTGGCAGCTGCTGGTGGAGAATCTCGACGACGCCGGCATTTCCCAGTTGCCCTACACCCCCGGTGACGAAGTCGACTACCCCGGCGCGGCGGTGACCCTGCAGCTCAGTGCCGCTGCGGCACTTCCGCATCCGGATCTCGACCCCGACACCGAACTGACACCGCGGCAGGCCGAGGTGAATGGCACGCGGTCGGTGCGATCCACCACGGATCGGGTCGACGAGATCGCCGTGCACGTGCTCGACCGGTTGACCCCCGGCGATACCGGCCACGGCCCGGCGATCATCGAAGGGCCGTTCTTCACCGCCCGGGTCCTGCCCGACTGGTCATTCCGGGTCACCTCCGCGGGTGACCTGATGCTCACCGCCGACAACTGA
- a CDS encoding sigma-54-dependent Fis family transcriptional regulator — MPNSSARLLRTAAARADFLEYGGNGTAGVSEVVAASWERSQAAGVDASHPHAQFTDEIDTASLLVRCARPVLQQLEIETADMPLVIALTDKKARVVERIDSSTAVARLLDRVHLAPGFSYAESTMGTNGIGTVFEAGQPISVVGPEHFSENLHLFACTGAPIIDPMTGRLEGVLDISTLSSSWSPLMHALVKSAAKDIGQNLLLDRGQAQRAIFDTYLKVTTRAPRQAVFGFGDSVFMANPVAQQMFDTDEQRVLREHAVFLMAGKDRVSDTVTLPGHRLVRIRGTRIVAGAEIAGMVVVADVVTMHSPGSPADFSEHLLPEVAVATPHTSQIVGGLSRSREAMAGGTSPAWVRGYTDLYRALEQRRPALVVGEPGSGKFTLVAELFHAVHPGGRAISVDAAQLALDTPAPDLDSLLTNPAEPTLHIVRDIDHASTAAVERLESYLSAITDLEGPAWVVATGCDSAVTTDLPFGQLLHHFEVSIQVPPLRCRTDDLAALTGALLRGIAPARKVRLSPEAQRLIARYTWPRNITQLREALVYAVRRRPVGEIQESDLPGYCQTASRHALTPLEAAERDAIVAALREVGGNRVAAATHLGMARSSLYRKIKAYGITA, encoded by the coding sequence ATGCCCAACAGCTCCGCACGCTTACTGCGGACCGCTGCTGCACGCGCGGATTTCCTGGAGTACGGCGGTAACGGCACTGCGGGCGTCTCTGAGGTCGTCGCCGCGTCGTGGGAGCGCAGCCAGGCGGCCGGAGTGGATGCCTCGCACCCGCACGCACAGTTCACCGACGAGATCGACACGGCATCGCTGTTGGTGCGTTGTGCGCGGCCGGTGCTGCAACAACTGGAGATCGAGACCGCGGACATGCCGTTGGTGATCGCGTTGACCGACAAGAAAGCCCGCGTGGTCGAACGGATCGACAGTTCGACGGCGGTGGCGCGCCTGCTCGACCGGGTGCATCTGGCACCGGGTTTCAGCTATGCGGAGTCGACGATGGGCACCAATGGCATCGGCACGGTGTTCGAGGCGGGGCAGCCGATCAGCGTCGTGGGCCCCGAACACTTCAGTGAGAACCTGCACCTCTTCGCGTGCACCGGGGCACCGATCATCGATCCGATGACCGGGCGGTTGGAGGGGGTGCTCGACATCTCGACGTTGTCGTCGTCCTGGAGTCCGCTGATGCATGCGCTGGTCAAGAGCGCTGCCAAGGACATCGGCCAGAATCTGCTGTTGGATCGAGGGCAGGCGCAGCGTGCGATCTTCGACACCTACCTGAAGGTAACCACGAGGGCCCCGCGCCAGGCGGTGTTCGGCTTCGGCGATTCGGTGTTCATGGCCAATCCGGTGGCACAGCAGATGTTCGACACCGACGAACAGCGTGTCCTGCGCGAGCATGCGGTGTTCCTGATGGCCGGCAAGGACCGGGTCAGTGACACCGTGACGCTTCCCGGGCACCGTCTGGTCAGAATCCGCGGCACCCGGATCGTGGCCGGCGCGGAGATCGCGGGGATGGTCGTGGTCGCCGATGTCGTGACGATGCACAGCCCGGGTTCACCGGCCGACTTCAGCGAGCACCTGTTGCCCGAGGTGGCCGTCGCCACACCGCATACGTCGCAGATCGTCGGCGGCCTGTCACGGTCGCGGGAGGCGATGGCCGGTGGGACATCACCGGCCTGGGTGCGCGGGTACACCGATCTGTATCGTGCGCTGGAGCAACGTCGGCCCGCGCTGGTCGTCGGCGAGCCCGGGTCGGGCAAGTTCACCTTGGTCGCCGAGCTGTTCCACGCGGTCCATCCCGGCGGTCGCGCCATCTCGGTCGATGCCGCCCAGCTGGCTCTGGACACCCCGGCCCCCGATCTGGACTCGCTGTTGACGAACCCGGCCGAGCCGACATTGCACATCGTCCGCGATATCGACCATGCGAGCACCGCTGCCGTGGAACGCCTGGAGTCCTACCTGAGCGCGATCACGGATCTGGAGGGGCCGGCCTGGGTGGTGGCCACGGGGTGCGATTCCGCGGTCACGACGGATCTTCCGTTCGGGCAGCTCTTGCACCATTTCGAGGTGTCGATACAGGTGCCGCCGCTGCGGTGCCGCACCGATGATCTCGCGGCGCTGACGGGGGCGTTGTTGCGCGGGATCGCCCCGGCACGCAAGGTCCGACTCAGCCCGGAGGCGCAACGGTTGATAGCGCGATATACCTGGCCGCGGAACATCACCCAGTTGCGCGAGGCGTTGGTCTACGCGGTGCGGCGCAGGCCGGTCGGTGAGATCCAGGAGTCCGATCTGCCCGGGTATTGCCAGACCGCGTCACGGCACGCGCTGACTCCGTTGGAAGCGGCCGAACGCGACGCGATCGTGGCGGCCCTGCGCGAGGTCGGGGGGAACCGGGTCGCGGCGGCAACTCATCTCGGGATGGCGCGGTCCAGCCTGTACCGCAAGATCAAGGCCTACGGCATCACGGCGTGA
- the mrx1 gene encoding mycoredoxin Mrx1 has protein sequence MSNAELTMYTTSWCGYCARLKTALKAEGIAWTEIDIEGDPAAAEFVGSVNNGNHVVPTVKFADGSTLTNPSAKQVKAKLG, from the coding sequence ATGAGCAATGCTGAGCTGACGATGTACACGACCTCGTGGTGCGGTTACTGCGCGCGCCTGAAGACCGCGCTCAAGGCCGAGGGCATCGCGTGGACCGAGATCGACATCGAAGGTGATCCGGCGGCCGCCGAATTCGTCGGTTCGGTCAACAACGGCAACCATGTGGTGCCGACCGTCAAGTTCGCCGACGGCTCGACACTGACCAACCCGAGCGCCAAGCAGGTCAAGGCCAAGCTGGGCTGA